A genomic segment from Diceros bicornis minor isolate mBicDic1 chromosome 5, mDicBic1.mat.cur, whole genome shotgun sequence encodes:
- the RHOV gene encoding rho-related GTP-binding protein RhoV, with protein MPPRELSEAESSPLRAPTPPPRRGSAPPELGIKCVLVGDGAVGKSSLIVSYTCNGYPARYRPTALDTFSVQVLVDGAPVRIELWDTAGQEDFDRLRSLCYTDTDVFLACFSVVQPSSFQNITEKWLPEIRTHNPQAPVLLVGTQADLRDDVNVLIQLDQGGREGPVPQPQAQGLAEKIRACCYLECSALTQKNLKEVFDSAILSAIEHKARLEKKLNAKGVRTLSRCRWKKFFCFV; from the exons ATGCCCCCGCGGGAGTTGAGCGAGGCCGAGTCGTCCCCGCTCCGGGCCCCGACCCCTCCCCCGCGGCGGGGGAGCGCGCCCCCGGAGCTGGGCATCAAGTGCGTGCTGGTGGGCGACGGCGCCGTGGGCAAGAGCAGCCTCATCGTCAGCTACACCTGCAATGGGTACCCCGCGCGCTACCGGCCCACGGCGCTGGACACCTTCTCCG TGCAAGTCCTAGTGGATGGAGCCCCCGTGCGCATTGAGCTTTGGGACACAGCGGGACAG GAAGATTTTGACCGTCTTCGCTCCCTCTGCTACACGGATACTGATGTCTTCTTGGCCTGCTTCAGCGTGGTgcagcccagctccttccaaaaCATCACAGAGAAATGGCTGCCCGAGATCCGCACTCACAACCCCCAGGCGCCCGTGCTGCTGGTGGGCACCCAGGCCGACCTGAGGGACGATGTCAATGTTCTGATTCAGCTGGACCAGGGGGGTCGGGAGGGCCCCGTGCCCCAACCTCAGGCTCAGGGTCTGGCGGAGAAGATCCGGGCCTGCTGCTACCTAGAGTGCTCCGCCTTGACGCAGAAGAACTTGAAGGAGGTGTTTGACTCGGCCATTCTCAGTGCTATCGAGCACAAAGCCCGGCTGGAGAAGAAGCTGAATGCCAAAGGTGTGCGCACCCTCTCCCGCTGCCGCTGGAAGAAGTTCTTCTGCTTTGTTTGA